From Vibrio artabrorum, a single genomic window includes:
- the flgK gene encoding flagellar hook-associated protein FlgK, whose protein sequence is MASDLLNVGAQSVLTAQRQLNTTGHNISNANTEGYSRQSVIQGTNDPRQFGGQTYGMGVHVDNVRRSWDQFAVKELNLSTTNAANKSDNEANLDLLSGMLSSVASKKIPENLNEWFDSVKTLADTPNDVGARQVVLEDAGQISKTLNEFHETVRQQSESTNKKLDMGIKRLNQLAYEIRDVQRLMMRTPGPHNDLLDKHEKLINELSGYTKVTVTPRSNAEGFNVHIGNGHTLVSGSEASQLKMIDGVPDAHQRRLAIVEGKSLKPITSRDIDGKIGAMLDMRDEHIPAVMDELGRLATAFSYEVNALQSQGLDLDGNVGKNLFTDVNSERVAKSRVTASGPSKADIAVYIDKISALKGGEYGLRYDGSDYIVTKPNGEAVKVGVNSSDNSFYLDGMRVEVRNPPEIGEKLLLRPTRNFAAQIQIETEDPRDIAAQSYEASTTFAKGTADFNILAAGQLREFEVVVSPKGEQFAVTDPKGNILMQPQPYPPKGPVTINGTTFELTSGALANDKFTVNLVPSEGDNGNLRKLQNLQTGKLLNNGESTILDIYHNLNTNTGLKASTANRLSDMATLEKESAQERIASVSGVNLDEEAANMMKFQQAYMASSRIMQAANDTFNTILALR, encoded by the coding sequence ATGGCGTCGGATCTTTTGAATGTAGGAGCACAAAGTGTTCTTACGGCTCAAAGACAGTTGAACACCACCGGTCATAACATTTCTAACGCCAACACAGAGGGCTATAGCCGCCAATCTGTGATCCAAGGTACGAACGACCCACGACAGTTCGGTGGTCAAACTTACGGTATGGGCGTGCATGTGGACAATGTTCGCCGCTCTTGGGATCAGTTTGCCGTCAAAGAACTTAATCTATCGACAACCAATGCCGCTAATAAGAGTGATAATGAGGCTAACCTCGACTTATTATCTGGAATGTTGTCATCGGTTGCTTCAAAGAAAATTCCAGAAAACCTTAATGAGTGGTTTGATTCTGTTAAAACATTGGCGGATACCCCGAATGATGTGGGTGCGCGTCAAGTGGTGTTGGAAGATGCAGGGCAGATCAGCAAAACATTAAATGAGTTTCATGAAACAGTACGGCAACAGTCTGAATCTACGAATAAAAAGTTAGATATGGGTATTAAACGACTGAACCAGCTCGCCTACGAGATTCGTGATGTACAGCGTTTAATGATGCGAACTCCAGGGCCTCATAATGACCTACTAGATAAACATGAAAAGCTGATTAATGAGCTTTCTGGTTATACCAAAGTGACCGTGACGCCACGTTCTAATGCCGAAGGGTTTAATGTTCATATCGGGAACGGCCATACCTTGGTCTCTGGCAGTGAAGCAAGCCAATTAAAAATGATTGATGGAGTACCGGATGCTCATCAACGTCGTTTGGCGATTGTCGAAGGCAAGTCTTTGAAACCGATCACAAGCCGTGACATTGATGGAAAAATTGGGGCCATGTTAGACATGCGAGACGAACATATTCCAGCCGTCATGGACGAATTGGGTCGTTTGGCGACCGCTTTTTCATATGAAGTTAATGCGTTGCAATCGCAAGGCCTGGATCTTGATGGCAATGTTGGTAAAAACTTGTTTACCGATGTGAACTCTGAGCGAGTAGCGAAATCTCGTGTAACGGCCAGTGGACCATCTAAGGCGGATATCGCGGTATATATCGATAAAATATCGGCCCTAAAAGGCGGCGAATATGGCCTGAGGTATGATGGCAGCGATTACATCGTAACGAAGCCGAATGGCGAAGCCGTTAAAGTGGGTGTCAATTCAAGTGACAACTCTTTTTATCTCGATGGGATGCGAGTCGAGGTGCGCAATCCGCCTGAAATCGGAGAAAAATTACTGTTGCGTCCAACCCGTAATTTTGCGGCTCAAATACAAATAGAAACGGAAGATCCGCGAGACATTGCCGCGCAAAGCTATGAGGCGTCCACGACATTTGCCAAAGGGACGGCTGATTTTAATATTTTAGCGGCCGGTCAACTGCGTGAGTTTGAAGTCGTTGTGTCGCCAAAAGGAGAACAGTTCGCGGTAACCGATCCTAAGGGTAACATTCTAATGCAGCCTCAACCGTACCCGCCCAAAGGGCCTGTGACCATCAATGGCACAACGTTTGAGTTGACTTCGGGGGCTCTGGCAAACGATAAGTTTACCGTCAATCTGGTCCCATCTGAAGGTGATAATGGCAACTTGCGTAAGCTACAAAATCTACAAACTGGAAAACTACTGAACAATGGTGAGTCTACGATTTTAGATATTTACCATAACTTAAATACCAATACGGGTTTAAAGGCTTCAACGGCAAACCGTTTGAGCGATATGGCGACATTGGAAAAAGAGTCAGCCCAAGAGCGGATAGCTTCGGTATCGGGAGTAAACCTCGATGAAGAAGCGGCAAATATGATGAAATTTCAGCAAGCGTACATGGCTTCTTCTCGCATCATGCAAGCGGCCAACGATACGTTCAATACTATTTTAGCTCTGAGGTAG